GGCGATTTCATCAAAAGGGTTCATCGACATTTTGACGTTCGTGGTTTCAACGCCCGAGCCATCCGATTTAATTCTAATGGTTGCCTTATAATCAACGACTCTTTTAACAGCAACGAGAATTTTCATTTCTCTACTCCATGTATTGCTTGAATAAGGGTGAATGGTATCACTCAATTTTATGGACTGGAATAATAAAACGTTGTGTTGGATAATGCACAGCAAAATAAAATACGAATAGGTTCTGTGGATAATATAAGGGAAAAATCACGATGGAAATGAAAAATTGCGCGGCGATTATCACAGGCGGTGCATCCGGAATGGGCGCAGCCACGGCAAGAATGCTGGCCAAACAAGGTGTCAAGGTAGCCCTGTTCGATGTCAATAAAGAAGCCGCTCAAAAGATCGCGGCCGAAATAGACGGATTCGCCGTCACTTGTGATGTCACTCAAGCAGAAAGCGTGGAATCGGCCGCAGCCGAAGCACAAAAGCAGCATGGACCTGCTAGAATTTGTATCAATTGCGCAGGTATCGTACATGGCCGACGCATGGTGAGCCAGCAAGGACCCATGCCGCTTGATGAGTTCCGTAAAGTGATTGAAATCAATCTGCTAGGTACATTCAATGTCATGCGGATCGCTGCCGCAAACATGATGCCACTCCCAACACTTGGCGAATCAGCAGAACGCGGCGTCATTATCAATACAGCTTCCGTAGCGGCTTATGAAGGGCAGATTGGTCAAACAGCTTATAGCGCTTCCAAAGGGGGTATTGTAAGCTTGACCCTGCCCGCAGCACGTGAACTGGCACAATTCGGTATTCGTGTCATGACCATCGCGCCGGGGCTCGTGGATACACCCATGTTTTCCAAGATTTCGCCCGAGGCAAGGGCTTCACTGGAAGCAATGGTACCCTTTCCCAAGCGGCTAGCCAGACCCGAGGAATATGCGATGCTAGTCCAGCAGATCATTGAGAATCCCATGTTAAATGGTGAAGTTATCCGGCTGGATGGCGCTTTACGCATGCAGCCTAAATGAGGTATTTTAAAAACGCATGGCCTGATACAATATAAGGCAGCATTATAAGTAAGCGAGGAAATGCAACAATGGGTATGTTGAAACGTGTTCTTCTATTTATTGCCACCAACATTTTAGTCATTGCAACCATTTCGATTATCACGAGCGCGCTAGGCCTGCACTCTTATTTGACTGCATACGGCATCGACTATGTTCAGCTCGCTATTTTTTGCGCTATTTGGGGTACCGCCGGCGCCTTTATTTCACTCTTTATGTCCAAGTTTATCGCCAAAATGGCGATGGGTGTTGTCATCATCAACCCCAATAATGCCACGCGGGAGGAACGTTTTCTGCTAGAAATCATTTATGGTCTGGCAAAAAAACTCGGACTGAGAAAAATGCCAGAAGTAGGCATTTATCCTTCACCCGAAGTGAATGCTTTTGCCACAGGCCCTACCAAGAATAGTTCGCTGGTTGCGGTTTCCTCCGGATTACTCATGAATATGAATCGCGATGAAATTGAAGCCGTCCTCGGACATGAAATGTCTCATGTGGCCAATGGCGACATGGTAACCATGACGTTGATTCAGGGGATTGTAAACGCTTTTGCACTTTTTCTTTCCCGCATCATCGCCTATACCATTTCCGTTGCCATGTCACGCGACGAGCGGGGCGACATTTCTTATCTCACTTACAGTTTATTCACCATCATATTTGATATTCTGTTTACCTTGCTGGGGACGATTCTGGTGGCTGCGTTTTCTCGCTGGCGCGAATACCGAGCAGATGCTGGCGGAGCGAAGCTAGTCGGCCGCGATAAAATGATTGCAGCGCTTAAACGATTGCAAATGGCATCCGGCATAGAAGATGAAAGAGCGCCTTCGCTTGCCGCATTGAAGATATCTCATCACTCCAGCTGGATGTCGCTTTTCTCAACCCATCCTCCACTCGAAAAGCGAATCACGCGCTTGGAAGAACTGAAATAAACATGTCATGCCAGGGAGCGGCAATACCCGTTATAATCCATCACGATGATAAAACCGTCTTAGGACAGACGGCGCCACAGGATTGACATGTCATTCAGTAAAAAAGTAAAGCAGCTTATTCTCGGTCACCCGCTTAATCCGCTTAATCCCCAGATCCTGCGTCACGTGTCGTTGGTGGCTTTTCTTGCTTGGGTAGGATTGGGTGCAGATGGACTTTCTTCTTCTTGTTATGGCCCTGAAGAAGCCTATATTGCCCTGGGTCCGCATACACAGTTTGCCTTATACATCGCTATTGCAACCGCAATCACTGTGTTTGTCATTTCTCTAGGATACAATCAAGTCATTGAACTTTTCCCTAGCGGCGGGGGCGGCTATAAAGTTGCTTCGCAACTGCTAGGCTCCCACATAGGACTCATTTCCGGCGCGGCACTTATTGTCGATTATGTGCTAACTATTGCCGTCTCCACTGCCAGTGCCATGGATGCGGTTTTCAGCCTGTTGCCTACCCATTTGCTGTCTTACAAGCTGCTAGCAGAAGCAGGCCTCATTCTTGTGTTGATTCTTCTTAATATGCGCGGAATGAAAGAATCCATCAAATTTCTCCTACCTATATTTCTCGGCTTTTTTATTATCCATGTCGTCTTAATTGTTTACGGTATCATTGCCCATCGCACTGGCCTTTCGCTGATTATTCCGAGCACCATTGAAGAAACCCGCAGTACCATTGCCGAAGTAGGATGGATTCCTGTGTTGGCCCTGATCCTGCATGCTTATTCACTGGGAAGTGGTACCTATACGGGCCTTGAAGCTGTTTCAAATAACGTAAACCGTTTGCGCGAACCGCGCGTTGTCACGGGAAAATGGACCATGTTTTATATGGCCACCTCACTCAGTATGATCGCAGGCGGCATAATTCTGCTCTATCTTCTATGGGCACCCACGCCACATATGGGCCAGACCTTAAATGCCGTCGTTTTTCATTCCATTTTGGGTGATTCCGAAATAGGAAAAATATTGCTGTTCATTACACTACTACTGGAAGCGGGTCTACTTGTGCTGGCTGCCAATACAGGCTTTCTTGCCGGGCCCAGTGTGCTGGCAAACATGGCGATTGATGGCTGGATGCCCAACCGCTTTCGCCATCTTTCCACCCGACTCGTCATTCAGAATGGGCTGATTTTGTTTGGCATTTTCGCATTAGCTATTCTGATCTGGTGCCGCGGTAAAGTTTCATTGCTAGTCGTCCTCTACAGTATTAATGTATTTCTTACTTTTTCACTTTCGTTATTTGGCTTGTGTGTATATTGGGCTCGACAAAAAAGCAGAGCTTCTTCACGCTGGCTGTGGCGCCTTCTGTTTTCGTTTCTGGCCTTCTCCATTACGAGCAGTATTTTATGTATCACGGTTTTCTCCAAATTCCAGTCGGGTGGCTGGTTGACCGTGGTAGTAACCTGCACGGTCATCCTAGTCTGTTTACTCGTCAAACGTCATTATCGTCTTTTTAACAAAAAACTGGCTCAACTGGATGTGCAATTAAAACAGCCTATTGTGCATCCGCTTAGCTTCGTTACTATTGATCCACAACAACCTACCGCTGTGATTCTGGTTGGAAAAAGTCCGGGCGTTGCCATGCACACATTGCTCAATGTCATCCGCATGTTTCCGCGACATTTCAAAAATTTTGTTTTTATGAGCGCGGGTATTGTTGATGTAGAAAGCTTCGCGGGACAAAGTGAGCTGGAAAAAATGCGCAATCAGGTGAATGAAAATCTGCAATATTTTATTGATTATTGCAATCAGTATGGCATTGCAGCGGAAGGTTATGCAGCCTTTGGTACGGACACCGTGGAAGAGCTTGTCAAATTGGCTGAAGAAATCAGCCAGAAATATTCAAACTGCATTTTCTTTTCAAGTAAGCTGATCTTTGAAAAAGACAATTGGTTGATGCGATTATTACATAATGAAACTCCTCTTACTCTTCAGCGTAACCTACACTTACAAGGCAAAGAATTGGTGATTCTGCCAATGAAGATTTAATATTATTAATAATAAAATCATGAGGTTAATATTTAAATTCAGTAAATGTGGTTAATAGCACCATGCTACTGGTAAAATACCAATCAAAATGGTTTATATATTATAATAACTAATCCTTATTTTTAAAAAACGAGGGGGATAATGGAAACAAGAAAAATAGACTTGCTATCTGACGTCATACGTTTCACATCAGCTCCAAATATGAAAATAACGCCTGATTGGATCATTGCACTTAAGCAAGTGTCGGAAAAGTTATTTTGCAGGGAGAATGTTCTTTTTTTACTTGAGTATTATAAATTAAAACAGCTAGACCCTAATTCAGCAGAATGGATAAGCGCTTCCCAAGCCATTAAATCCCGATTCTTTAATCCAGCATCCTTCGATGAACTCAATCTGCCTGGTAAAACATATGATGACGTCGCAAAAAGTGTAACGCCAACGGATGATATGCTGAAGCGAGTTGAAAAAAGCGTCTTGAGCCTGGTCGAGTCAGATACATTTGCTAAGACTATGAACGATAAAACCTTAATAGTAACCCATGAAAAAATTTTGCAAAAAGCCATTGATATCATCGCGGATTCTGGGGATAACGATGAATCCAAAATAAGCAAGCTGGATGAACTCTTTCAATTCACTGAATTGGGTATTCAACAGGTGGAAAGACAAATGGTTCTTCAAAATGTTCTTGAGAAAGCGAAGAAAGATAAACAACCGCTTAGTGTGATAGATAATATCAGTTCTATGGTTAAAAAGCTTGACCCATCCTTGTCTCCTTCACCACAACCCAAAGAATCAATGTCTGATTTACTTCTGAACACGCAGCTTGATAATTTTATCAATCGTATCAGGCAACTCCCCAAGCTATATAACCAACTGGAAGCAAGCAGGTTTTCACACCGTTTTCATAAACCCAAACATAATAAGCACATTGAACCTCTTCTTAATGCCATTAACTTGATAGCGTTAAGTAACGCAGAGACTCAAGAAAAGTTAAGAAAAATTTCTGCAACGCTGGAAGATCTGTTTATTGAATCGCAACAAGGTATATTTAAAAAAAGCACCGATGAGCTTGTCAAGGAATTGAATGAAAAGCAAGGCCATCACTTGAGAAGAATGGTAGGCTTATTATTGCAAGATATCGCTAAATATCCAGGTATGGTTAATATTAACCTGCCTGAAATTAAAATACCAAAAGTCGGCTACGAAGATTTTCAGACGCCTATTTTTTCACCTGCCAAACCAACGGCCGATTTAAAAACACCATCACTTAAACGCGGTTCCCGCGAATTGTAAAATTTATTTTTCCGCCTGGCTACGAATGTCCGCAATGATTGTTACGCAGGAAAAAATCACCACCAGAAAAGGAATAATGAGGCTAACGTACGGATTCGCGCGAATGCCCAATACATTAAAAACAAAGGCCTGCACCACCAGTGTCAGAATAGTTACGATTGTTAAATAAACAAAACAGGCAAGCCAGTAAATGATTTCCGCCTTGTATTTTTTTAAAAGACGCGGATGGCGGAGTGACTTAGGAAATACCCTAACCAACCAAACCACCGCCGCCTGGCGCAGTCGCGGTTTTTCTACTCCATCCATCAGTACATAATAACCGTCCATTTCCTGCAAAGGGCTCAGGTTGCGTAAACCGCCGATATAAGTATAGAGTGCAAACAGCCAAAACATTCCTTGCACATAGGGGTTTTCGACCAAGAAAATCAGCAGTGCGGCTAATCCCGCGATGAGAATATCCACATACACACCCGAGAGATTAACCGCCATTCTCGGTTTACGCGAGGACAACCACATGTCAGAAGTATCGGTAAAAGCAATAGGTGTAAACCAGTACCAGCCAACGCCTATATAGTGCACTTCCCGTCCAAATGCTTTTACGGTAAACGCATGACCCAATTCGTGTAATAATACTTCAATCATGCTTAATGGAATTAAACCCAGCACCAAAAACAGACTCGTGCGCTCTCTGCTAAAAAAGGTCAGGATGGTTTCCGTATTCAGAACAAACGCTATGAATCCTGCCACGGCTAAAATAGCTAGTATTAACTGTGCGGGCACTGTAAACAAATAGCGAATGTATTTTTGATACATCCGCGTTATCCATTTATCTGCGTCTCCAAATGCCACGCGCGTTTCCAGTAGGCGGCGCAAATTGACGATGGATCTTACCCATAAAGGCTGTGTCCGCAGACGTGATTCATCCGGCATCTCCAGATTATGAATGAAGCCAGCCTTCGTCAATCTGGAAATAAGCGCCGCCACGACATCAGGTGCAAATACATGAAACCGATCCGCTAAATCAAGCGTAATGTCCTGCATGGTATGCTTGCCATCCAGGCGCCGCCAGATATAAGCACCTTCCTTTGAAAGGTTAAAATAACTTCCATTATCGGGATTTTTAAGAATAACAAGCGCTTGTCCGTCTGCAGTTATCCGCTGGTGAACAGTGACATGCGGATTTCGCAAAGGCCGACTTCTGTCCACCATCAAGGTCATAAACATGTTTGCCACGTCTTCTTCGGATTCAATCAGTTCTGACAAATATTCATGGCGTAATACTAATAATTCGCATTCAGTTACTGCTTTTGCCGAAGCGTTGCGCGGCGTATGACTAATAAGCGTGGCTTCTCCAAACAGCACGGGCGGTTTTAACAAGGCGAGCTGACGCACTTCCCCCGCTTCATTCGTTGCCAAGATCTCCACTTCACCAGCGCGGATCATATAGCATTTATCTCCCTCATCGCCTTGATGAAAAAGAAAAGTGCCCGCTGGCACTTTGACGTCTTCTACATGGTTTGCAAGCCATTGCAATCGGTCACGAGAAAGTTTAGAAAAAGGCAAAGACTGTTTTATAAACTGCATACGCAGCATTTGCAAAGATGCGGCATACATGACCGATTCCAGGCGATGCTTTTTTAAAAAAAGCGATAAGTCTTTTATATCAAGCTTAAGTAGCAACATAGGCGTAAGCGCAGTCACTGTTGCGGTGCGGTGCCCTGTAGTTGAATAAAACCCGGTATCATTTAAGCCTATGCTTTCCTCCACACCCAATATGGCGACGGGAACATGACGTATACGTTTGCGACGGCGTATTTCCTTCGTTACTTCCGCTTCACCTTCTACCACGAGGTAAATGCTATCAACCAGTTCATTTTCATTAACAATTTTTTCACCTGCCGAATACCGTTGCTCGTGCATCAGTAACGCAAGCTCTTGGCATTGCGCTGCGGATAACGCAGCAAAACAGGGAAACAGTCGGATAAGACGCTGGCGCGCTTGAATGCTGACTGCGTTCTCTGGTCCCTGCTCAGTCATAGTAGATTCATTCTTTCTATTCCGTGGATATCTACAGTATATAGTCGATACTTGTGCCATGCTAGCAAAGGCTGGTATGCAGATAAGAGACAGCTTGCTCAAAGTTATTTATAGCCATGCGCTTTTCAATTAGAATAAATTACCCAATCAAAAGGAGTTGACATCCATGGCAGAGATCCGCTTAAACGGCGAACCCATCCATACAACAGGTGAATTGCCGCCGGTTGGTGCAGAAGCACCTGATTTTACCGTCACTAAAACGGATTTGAGTGAAATTCGGCTAAAGAATTATCTGGGAAAAAAAATAATCTTAAATATTTTTCCCAGCCTGGATACCTCTACCTGTGCCGCTGCCATGCGCCGGTTTAATGAAATTGCATCTAATTTTAAAGATATCCTGATCTTGTGTGTTTCCGCCGATCTGCCCTTTGCGCAAAAACGTTTTTGTGCTGCGGAACATTTGGATAACGTACAACCTGTTTCCGTCTTTAGACACCCTGCTTTCGGCAAGGATTATGGTGTAACTATCGCTGATGGCCCACTGGCGGGTCTGCTTTCACGTGCTGCCATCGTACTGGATGAGCATGGTAAAATACTCTACAAAGAGCAAGTAGAGGAAATCACCGAAGAACCGGATTATTCCGCCATCGTTTCTGCCTTAAAAAACAGCCAATGAGGTGTCAACATGCGTAGCGATGTAGGAAAAAAAATTCAGCGATTTTTTACATCACCAGCCTATGGCGTAGTGGGGGCTTCCAGCAATAGGGAAAAATATGGCAATAAGGTATTACGGGTTTACCTGCAGCATCATAAAAAAGCCTATCCTGTTCACCCGCGTGAAACTTCTGTTGAAGGTGTCGCAACAGTCCCTGATGTCGCAAGCCTTCCTGACACGGTGAAAAGTATTTCGATCATCACACCGCCGGCCATCACGGAAAAAATCGTGGAAGCAGCTATCACTAAGGGAATTGAAAATATCTGGATGCAGCCTGGCGCAGAAAGCGATGAGGCAATTAAACAAGCGGAACAACACGGCATCAATGTGATCGCCCATGGTCCCTGCATCTTGGCGGAACTAGGATTCCAGGAAACCGATTAACCTCGCCTAAACCAACCTGAATGGAATAATGGGCGGTTTGGTCTTCTCCATCCCTAAAATCTGTCTAATCTGTTCTTCTTCTGATTGCTCAACGCCATTAGTAATACCGAGCATGTTTCTGATATGTTCTTTGTCTTCAACACTGATAACAGCAATAGGCTCAGTTGGCAGTTTTAACAACGTGATAATCCATTCAATGATATCCTCTTTATCATTTTGAGTAACAGAAGGATGTTTAAATAATTTTAGCAGCCCTTCTTTCGTTTTCGTAACCGTATAAGCCGCCATGTTCGACGTTTGCTCGGACACTTTGGTACCAATTTTATCCAGTATCCATGACCATAAGCCATCAACTGCTTTTTTTCCTACCTGCGAAATAAGGATGGTCCCACCTGCCAGATAGACGATCAAACCCAGAGGATTTATACCTCCCACCAGCGCGGGCAAAGCCATCTCTGCTGTATACTGCGCAGCAGTAAATCCAACGGCAGATTGCACTGCATAATTAATCCCTGTTGCTGTCCAGGATGGGGCTTTTTTCTTTGTATCCTGATCAGTAATTTCATGGTCCAATTCATCCAAAAAACGATCCAGATCGTGAAAATCCAGCTCCTCACACAGTTTAGCAAGTTCATCCTGATGATTCTTTTTCATGAATTTGATATGAACTTTTAATTCTGTTAGCCAATCAAGACGTGTCTCCCTGTCAATATTTTTCAGACTTTTTTTATTCAGCGCATGTAAAGCCTGTTTGTACAGCTCACTTCCTTTATTTAAAAATCTGTTTCCTTCTGGGGACAGTAGACTATATTCATCCCGAATAGACATCAGCAAATATAAAATCGATCCGAGGCGGATCTCTTGCGCCCGTTCTGGCGTTTGCTCAAGTTCAGCAGTCCGATCAATTAAAGCCACAAACTTCAATAACGAAGCATGTTTGCTGTTCTGATTTATCCACCAGCGGTTGTTGTTTAACGCAGTATAATGTTGATCCATTTGTTTGATATTGCTTGCCAGCGCCTGAGGCAAAGGCTCAGCATTCGTTAGCGCAGCGATGCGGCTCGATTCCCGCTCTTTTACATACTTGAGCGTATGCAATATTTGATCCATCAATATTTTCTTTTTTGTCCAGCTGAATTTTTTTTTCGGGCTGACATACTGCGTTATCTCTTCTTCCCGCAAATGATCTTTAATGAAACCATAAAAAGCATTTAAATAAATCAGCCGATGATCGTCATTGAGTGGATTTTTAACCGAGTGGAGTTTATTTTTAATCAGTGTATAGACGTCACTACCCGTTCCCAAAAACCAGCTCAAATAAGACTGATCTTCGCCTTTATTGGGCGAATAGCCGTAATATTCATAATAACGAATATATTCCATTTCAAAAATCAGCATGCCGGTTAAAATTTTGGTCATTTCTTCGGGATTAAATTGCGCTGCTTTTATAACTGCCAGGTGTTTAAATAAAGTCGCGAAAGATTGACGCTGGGGATTATTTTTATCAACTTTAATAAGCTCATCAGGTAAAGCCTGTAGTGCATCCAAAGTCAAAGGCTGATGTCTCATGATAGTTGTCCCTAATCTTATTAAGTTGTTTCTTCGAGTGTATTCAGCAAAGATTAAGGAAATCTTAATTTACCAAATTATATCCACCACATAAAGGCTGTTTATTATTCATAAACACAATTAATGAATCAGATTTGATCTATTGTCTCTATGTTATAGTTAAATTAAATAAGACAGGATGACGCTATGACCACCAATCTGCAGGAAATTTACAACGAATGGCAAAATAATCCGCGTTTTCGCGAACAGTTTAAAAAAAATCCCGAGCAAGCACTCAAAGAAGCCGGCTTTGAAGTCAGCCCTGAAGATTTGAAAAAAATTAAAGGGATATTACATTTAAAAGATGAGGAATTTGACAAACGGATTAATAAATAAGAACAAGAAAAATAACCAAAACAGTGTTGAATTCATTACAATTCAGCTAGACTAAGCCTCTCCATTTGTTGTTAGGAAATAGCAGCATGCACAAGGATCCTATTGTTATTGTCAGTTTTGCCAGAACACCTATCGGTAATCTGTTAGGCGAGTTAAAAGATTTTGCGGGTCACCAATTAGGCAGCCATGCCATTAAAGCGGTGATTGAACGAAGCGGCCTTCGACCGGCTGATATTCACGAAGTCATCATGGGTTGTGTGCTTCCTGCCGGCCAAAGACAAGCGCCGGCAAGACAGGCAGCAATAAACGCAGGCATTCCCATTAGTACACCGTGCACGACAATTAATAAAGTTTGCGGTTCGGGAATGAAAGCCGTGATGTTTGCTCATGACGAATTGCTGGTTGGTTCAAACGATGTGATTATCGCAGGCGGCATGGAAAGCATGACCAATGCGCCTTATCTTTTGCTAAAAGCACGCCAGGGATACCGCCTAGGTCATGGTGAATTATATGACCATATGATGCTGGATGGCCTGGAAGATGCTTACGATAAAGGCCGGCCAATGGGATTTTTTGCGGAAAGCTGTGCAGAAAAATACGGTTTTACCCGAAAGCAGCAAGATGATTATGCGATCAGTTCATTCGAGCGCGCGCAGCGTGCCATCCGCGAAAATCAATTTGCCGCTGAAATTGTGCCGATCATTCATCATACCAAACAGGGTGAACAAGTGATTGACACAGATGAGCACCCATTTAGCGTAAACCCTGAAAAAATTCCAAAATTGTCGCCTGTTTTTATCAAAGAGGGAACCGTGACTGCTGGAAATGCGAGCTCTATCGCGGATGGCGCAGCAGCACTGGTATTGATGCGGCTGTCTGAAGCTGAAAAGCGCGGTATTAAGCCTATTGCACGCATTGTCGCCCACTGCTCCGGCGCCAAAGCGCCGAGTGAATTTACGACTGCTCCGGTAGATGTCACACGCAAATTGATGGAAAAAATTAACTGGACAGTGGAAGAGGTCGACCTGTTTGAAGTCAATGAAGCATTCGCCGTCGTTACACTTGCTATCATGCATGACTTGCATATTCCACGCGAAAAAATGAATATTCATGGCGGCGCCTGCGCACTCGGTCATCCTATAGGCGCAACGGGTGCACGTATTATTGTGACATTGCTTTCAGCCTTGCAGCAAAATACGCTCAAACGCGGTATCGCATCGCTCTGCATTGGCGGCGGTGAAGCAACCGCTATAGCAGTGGAGTTATATTAAAGTATCGTAGAGGTATGAGTATGACACGCGAGTCTATGGAATTTGATGTAGTCATTGTTGGCGCAGGTCCTTCAGGATTATCAGCTAGCATTCGCCTGGCCCAATTGGGCCAGCAGCATAATCATCCTTTAAACATTTGCATTATTGATAAAGGTGCAGAAGTAGGCGCACATATCCTCTCTGGCGCCGTGCTGGAACCACGCGCGCTCAATGAACTGATCCCGGACTGGCAAACAAAAAATCCGCCGTTACATACGCCAGTCACTCACGATCAATTTGTATTTTTAACTCAACGTAAATCCTGGACCCTGCCCACTCCGCCACAAATGCATAACCAAGGGAATTATATTATTAGCCTGGGACAGTTCTGCCGCTTTTTGGCAGAACAGGCAGAAAGTCTGGGCGTCAATATTTTTCCCGGGTTCGCTGCAACGGAAATTATTTATGAAGACAACCGTGTTTGCGGCATTGTGACTGGTGATAAGGGATTGGATCGAAAAGGCGAACCCAAGCCCCAGTATCAGCCAGGTATTGAATTACGCGCAAAGCAGGTCATTTTTGCGGAAGGCTGCCGCGGCTCGCTCACGCAAACT
Above is a genomic segment from Aquicella lusitana containing:
- the tpx gene encoding thiol peroxidase, yielding MAEIRLNGEPIHTTGELPPVGAEAPDFTVTKTDLSEIRLKNYLGKKIILNIFPSLDTSTCAAAMRRFNEIASNFKDILILCVSADLPFAQKRFCAAEHLDNVQPVSVFRHPAFGKDYGVTIADGPLAGLLSRAAIVLDEHGKILYKEQVEEITEEPDYSAIVSALKNSQ
- a CDS encoding Os1348 family NHLP clan protein, producing MTTNLQEIYNEWQNNPRFREQFKKNPEQALKEAGFEVSPEDLKKIKGILHLKDEEFDKRINK
- a CDS encoding PqqD family peptide modification chaperone, which codes for MTEQGPENAVSIQARQRLIRLFPCFAALSAAQCQELALLMHEQRYSAGEKIVNENELVDSIYLVVEGEAEVTKEIRRRKRIRHVPVAILGVEESIGLNDTGFYSTTGHRTATVTALTPMLLLKLDIKDLSLFLKKHRLESVMYAASLQMLRMQFIKQSLPFSKLSRDRLQWLANHVEDVKVPAGTFLFHQGDEGDKCYMIRAGEVEILATNEAGEVRQLALLKPPVLFGEATLISHTPRNASAKAVTECELLVLRHEYLSELIESEEDVANMFMTLMVDRSRPLRNPHVTVHQRITADGQALVILKNPDNGSYFNLSKEGAYIWRRLDGKHTMQDITLDLADRFHVFAPDVVAALISRLTKAGFIHNLEMPDESRLRTQPLWVRSIVNLRRLLETRVAFGDADKWITRMYQKYIRYLFTVPAQLILAILAVAGFIAFVLNTETILTFFSRERTSLFLVLGLIPLSMIEVLLHELGHAFTVKAFGREVHYIGVGWYWFTPIAFTDTSDMWLSSRKPRMAVNLSGVYVDILIAGLAALLIFLVENPYVQGMFWLFALYTYIGGLRNLSPLQEMDGYYVLMDGVEKPRLRQAAVVWLVRVFPKSLRHPRLLKKYKAEIIYWLACFVYLTIVTILTLVVQAFVFNVLGIRANPYVSLIIPFLVVIFSCVTIIADIRSQAEK
- a CDS encoding CoA-binding protein, whose protein sequence is MRSDVGKKIQRFFTSPAYGVVGASSNREKYGNKVLRVYLQHHKKAYPVHPRETSVEGVATVPDVASLPDTVKSISIITPPAITEKIVEAAITKGIENIWMQPGAESDEAIKQAEQHGINVIAHGPCILAELGFQETD
- a CDS encoding APC family permease, with amino-acid sequence MSFSKKVKQLILGHPLNPLNPQILRHVSLVAFLAWVGLGADGLSSSCYGPEEAYIALGPHTQFALYIAIATAITVFVISLGYNQVIELFPSGGGGYKVASQLLGSHIGLISGAALIVDYVLTIAVSTASAMDAVFSLLPTHLLSYKLLAEAGLILVLILLNMRGMKESIKFLLPIFLGFFIIHVVLIVYGIIAHRTGLSLIIPSTIEETRSTIAEVGWIPVLALILHAYSLGSGTYTGLEAVSNNVNRLREPRVVTGKWTMFYMATSLSMIAGGIILLYLLWAPTPHMGQTLNAVVFHSILGDSEIGKILLFITLLLEAGLLVLAANTGFLAGPSVLANMAIDGWMPNRFRHLSTRLVIQNGLILFGIFALAILIWCRGKVSLLVVLYSINVFLTFSLSLFGLCVYWARQKSRASSRWLWRLLFSFLAFSITSSILCITVFSKFQSGGWLTVVVTCTVILVCLLVKRHYRLFNKKLAQLDVQLKQPIVHPLSFVTIDPQQPTAVILVGKSPGVAMHTLLNVIRMFPRHFKNFVFMSAGIVDVESFAGQSELEKMRNQVNENLQYFIDYCNQYGIAAEGYAAFGTDTVEELVKLAEEISQKYSNCIFFSSKLIFEKDNWLMRLLHNETPLTLQRNLHLQGKELVILPMKI
- a CDS encoding SDR family NAD(P)-dependent oxidoreductase; its protein translation is MEMKNCAAIITGGASGMGAATARMLAKQGVKVALFDVNKEAAQKIAAEIDGFAVTCDVTQAESVESAAAEAQKQHGPARICINCAGIVHGRRMVSQQGPMPLDEFRKVIEINLLGTFNVMRIAAANMMPLPTLGESAERGVIINTASVAAYEGQIGQTAYSASKGGIVSLTLPAARELAQFGIRVMTIAPGLVDTPMFSKISPEARASLEAMVPFPKRLARPEEYAMLVQQIIENPMLNGEVIRLDGALRMQPK
- the htpX gene encoding protease HtpX — encoded protein: MGMLKRVLLFIATNILVIATISIITSALGLHSYLTAYGIDYVQLAIFCAIWGTAGAFISLFMSKFIAKMAMGVVIINPNNATREERFLLEIIYGLAKKLGLRKMPEVGIYPSPEVNAFATGPTKNSSLVAVSSGLLMNMNRDEIEAVLGHEMSHVANGDMVTMTLIQGIVNAFALFLSRIIAYTISVAMSRDERGDISYLTYSLFTIIFDILFTLLGTILVAAFSRWREYRADAGGAKLVGRDKMIAALKRLQMASGIEDERAPSLAALKISHHSSWMSLFSTHPPLEKRITRLEELK
- a CDS encoding acetyl-CoA C-acyltransferase, with the protein product MHKDPIVIVSFARTPIGNLLGELKDFAGHQLGSHAIKAVIERSGLRPADIHEVIMGCVLPAGQRQAPARQAAINAGIPISTPCTTINKVCGSGMKAVMFAHDELLVGSNDVIIAGGMESMTNAPYLLLKARQGYRLGHGELYDHMMLDGLEDAYDKGRPMGFFAESCAEKYGFTRKQQDDYAISSFERAQRAIRENQFAAEIVPIIHHTKQGEQVIDTDEHPFSVNPEKIPKLSPVFIKEGTVTAGNASSIADGAAALVLMRLSEAEKRGIKPIARIVAHCSGAKAPSEFTTAPVDVTRKLMEKINWTVEEVDLFEVNEAFAVVTLAIMHDLHIPREKMNIHGGACALGHPIGATGARIIVTLLSALQQNTLKRGIASLCIGGGEATAIAVELY